Proteins co-encoded in one Egicoccus sp. AB-alg6-2 genomic window:
- the rpsT gene encoding 30S ribosomal protein S20 translates to MANIKSQIKRNRQNEARHERNKAVRSRLKTFTKKFQTAVDEGDKAAAEAAFADAAKALDKAASKGVIHKNNAANRKSGMAKRLQKI, encoded by the coding sequence ATGGCCAACATCAAGTCCCAGATCAAGCGCAACCGCCAGAACGAGGCGCGCCACGAGCGCAACAAGGCGGTTCGTTCGCGTCTGAAGACCTTCACCAAGAAGTTCCAGACCGCCGTCGACGAGGGCGACAAGGCCGCCGCCGAGGCGGCGTTCGCCGACGCGGCGAAGGCGCTCGACAAGGCCGCCTCGAAGGGCGTCATCCACAAGAACAACGCCGCCAACCGCAAGTCGGGCATGGCCAAGCGGCTGCAGAAGATCTGA
- a CDS encoding aldose epimerase family protein, translated as MTATDFGTTPDGRSTRRFRLVGAGLEVDVTDFGATIVAVRAPDRDGRSADIALGHDRVDGYADPANPHLGVTVGRVANRIGGATFVLDGTTYRLAANHGPHHLHGGEERAFDRVVWEVADVGDDRLELTHTSPDGDEGYPGQLEVRAVFEVVGNRLEVTYHATSDARTPVNMTNHAYFNLAGDPVTEIGDHRVQVLAERYTPTDDELIPTGEIAEVAGTPLDLREPTRLGDRLPQLTQPPAGGFDHNFVLGDGTGEVRLAARVTEPTTGRTLEVHTDQAAVQFYSGNMLDGSVVGRAGVPYPVHTAFCLEPQGYPDAVNQPDFPSIILEPGQAYRHRTHYVFGAA; from the coding sequence GTGACCGCCACGGACTTCGGAACCACCCCTGACGGCCGTTCCACCCGCCGGTTCCGCCTCGTCGGCGCTGGCCTCGAGGTGGACGTCACGGATTTCGGGGCCACCATCGTCGCCGTGCGCGCACCGGACCGTGACGGGCGGTCAGCTGACATCGCGCTGGGGCACGACCGCGTCGACGGCTACGCCGACCCGGCCAACCCGCACCTGGGAGTCACGGTCGGTCGGGTCGCCAACCGCATCGGCGGCGCCACGTTCGTCCTCGACGGCACGACCTACCGGCTGGCCGCCAACCACGGGCCCCACCACCTGCACGGCGGTGAGGAGCGCGCCTTCGACCGGGTCGTCTGGGAGGTCGCCGACGTCGGCGACGACCGGCTCGAGCTCACCCACACCTCGCCCGACGGCGACGAGGGCTACCCCGGGCAACTGGAGGTCCGCGCGGTCTTCGAGGTGGTCGGCAATCGGCTCGAGGTGACCTACCACGCCACCAGCGACGCACGCACGCCCGTCAACATGACCAACCACGCCTACTTCAACCTCGCCGGCGACCCGGTCACCGAGATCGGGGACCACCGGGTGCAGGTCCTCGCCGAGCGCTACACCCCGACCGACGACGAACTGATCCCGACGGGCGAGATCGCCGAGGTGGCCGGCACGCCCCTCGACCTGCGCGAGCCGACCCGCCTCGGCGACCGGCTACCGCAGCTGACCCAACCGCCTGCGGGCGGCTTCGACCACAACTTCGTGCTCGGCGACGGCACGGGTGAGGTCCGTCTGGCGGCACGCGTGACCGAACCGACCACCGGGCGCACCCTGGAGGTGCACACCGACCAGGCAGCGGTGCAGTTCTACAGCGGCAACATGCTCGACGGCTCGGTCGTCGGGCGCGCTGGCGTGCCCTACCCCGTCCACACCGCGTTCTGTCTCGAGCCGCAGGGCTATCCGGACGCGGTCAACCAGCCCGACTTCCCCTCGATCATCCTCGAGCCGGGCCAGGCGTACCGTCACCGCACCCACTACGTCTTCGGTGCGGCCTGA
- a CDS encoding Gfo/Idh/MocA family protein encodes MTVRWGILGTGGIARKMVAAVRARGGEVVAVASGDAARARAFADEQNVASAYGRHHDLLARPEDVDVVYVATTNDRHHLDAMACVEAGVPVLVEKPFALDLERAEAVVAAARTAGTFVMEAMWMRFQPGFVEAERRVAAGQVGEPLLVQADFGIAALPDTDRRWFSRELGGGALLDVGIYPLTFVTSVLGTPTRAAALGTLADTGVDATVSVAMRHGQERLSSWSCSFVADTGVEATVAGREGSLRLHGPFHAGGRLSLRRGSTVVEEHALEGPENGFEHEVDEVVHCIEGGRSQSERMPLALTLTTMRWLDELRRQVGVVYPHEDGSGTV; translated from the coding sequence ATGACCGTGCGCTGGGGCATCCTGGGAACCGGCGGGATCGCCCGCAAGATGGTCGCGGCGGTTCGGGCGCGGGGTGGCGAGGTGGTCGCGGTCGCCTCGGGTGATGCCGCGCGGGCCCGCGCGTTCGCCGACGAGCAGAACGTCGCGTCCGCCTACGGGCGTCACCACGACCTGCTCGCGCGCCCCGAGGACGTCGACGTCGTCTACGTCGCCACGACCAACGACCGTCACCACCTCGATGCCATGGCGTGTGTGGAGGCCGGGGTCCCGGTGCTGGTCGAGAAGCCGTTCGCGTTGGACCTCGAGCGGGCCGAGGCCGTGGTGGCCGCGGCGCGCACCGCGGGAACGTTCGTGATGGAGGCGATGTGGATGCGCTTCCAGCCCGGCTTCGTCGAGGCCGAACGCCGTGTCGCCGCGGGGCAGGTCGGCGAGCCGTTGCTGGTCCAGGCCGACTTCGGCATCGCGGCGCTGCCCGACACCGACCGGCGCTGGTTCTCGCGCGAACTCGGCGGCGGCGCCCTTCTCGACGTCGGGATCTATCCGCTCACGTTCGTGACCTCGGTGCTCGGCACCCCGACCCGGGCGGCGGCGCTCGGCACCCTCGCGGACACGGGCGTGGACGCGACCGTCAGCGTCGCGATGCGCCACGGGCAGGAGCGGCTGTCGTCGTGGTCGTGCTCGTTCGTCGCCGACACGGGGGTGGAGGCCACCGTCGCAGGCAGGGAAGGCAGCCTCCGCCTGCACGGACCCTTCCATGCCGGCGGGCGCCTGAGCCTGCGCCGCGGCAGCACGGTGGTCGAGGAGCACGCACTCGAGGGCCCGGAGAACGGGTTCGAACACGAGGTCGACGAGGTGGTGCACTGCATCGAGGGTGGGCGTTCGCAGAGCGAGCGGATGCCGTTGGCGCTCACGCTCACGACCATGCGGTGGCTGGACGAACTGCGTCGCCAGGTCGGGGTCGTCTACCCGCACGAGGACGGGTCGGGGACCGTCTGA
- a CDS encoding phytoene desaturase family protein: protein MNRYDAIVVGAGPNGLAAAITLAEAGRDVVLCEAADAPGGAVRTQELTLPGFQHDTFSSVYPAGIASPVFARWPLADFGLEWVQPAVSMAHPFPDGDAVALHQSLERTAASLDASRPGDGAAWEQFAAPLLEVFPQLRRTLIGGWFPIVGPAGLLARHGLQGSLEFARVVLASARTFATELFAGPRAQAWLAGSCLHGDVAADDAGSAITGTYLQLLGHAVGWPSPRGGAQRLADALAGYFEHLGGELRVSSRVQRVVTAGGRTAGVELADGERLRANVVVADVLPAGLMALAGDALGSSYRARLGRYRYGPATVKVDWALDGPTPWTAEEARAAGTVHVGGHLDDLVDAQREVGAGRLPDRPFLLFGQQTVADPTRAPDGKHTAWAYTRVPQTYRFDPGGVDAFADRVTEQIERFAPGFADRVLARHVMGPDDLEARNDNLPGGDVGGGSYAIDQLIFRPVPGLSPYRTPVEGLYLGSAATFPGGAVHGACGHAAARLALAEGRVRRWL from the coding sequence ATGAACCGCTACGACGCCATCGTCGTCGGTGCCGGCCCGAACGGGCTCGCCGCCGCGATCACGCTCGCCGAGGCCGGCCGGGACGTCGTGCTCTGCGAGGCCGCCGACGCCCCCGGCGGCGCCGTACGGACCCAGGAACTGACCCTGCCGGGCTTCCAGCACGACACGTTCTCCAGCGTCTACCCCGCGGGCATCGCCTCGCCGGTGTTCGCGCGCTGGCCGCTGGCCGACTTCGGCCTCGAGTGGGTCCAGCCGGCGGTGTCGATGGCGCACCCGTTCCCCGACGGCGACGCGGTCGCCCTGCACCAGTCGCTCGAGCGCACGGCCGCGTCCCTGGACGCCTCGCGGCCCGGCGACGGCGCCGCGTGGGAGCAGTTCGCGGCCCCGTTGCTGGAGGTGTTCCCACAACTGCGGCGCACCCTCATCGGCGGCTGGTTCCCCATCGTCGGGCCGGCCGGGCTCCTGGCCCGTCACGGGTTGCAGGGCTCGCTCGAGTTCGCCAGGGTCGTGTTGGCCTCCGCACGCACCTTCGCGACCGAACTCTTCGCCGGACCACGGGCCCAGGCCTGGCTCGCCGGGTCGTGCCTGCACGGCGACGTCGCCGCCGACGACGCCGGCAGCGCGATCACGGGCACCTACCTGCAGCTGCTGGGCCACGCCGTCGGGTGGCCCTCCCCCCGTGGTGGTGCGCAACGGCTGGCCGACGCGTTGGCCGGCTACTTCGAGCACCTCGGCGGTGAACTGCGTGTCAGCAGTCGCGTCCAGCGCGTCGTCACCGCGGGAGGCCGGACCGCGGGCGTCGAACTCGCCGACGGCGAACGGCTGCGCGCCAACGTCGTGGTCGCCGACGTCCTTCCGGCCGGCCTGATGGCCCTGGCGGGCGACGCGCTCGGGAGCAGCTACCGCGCCCGTCTCGGGCGCTACCGCTACGGGCCGGCCACCGTGAAGGTCGACTGGGCCCTCGACGGCCCGACCCCGTGGACCGCCGAGGAGGCACGTGCCGCCGGCACCGTCCATGTCGGCGGCCACCTCGACGACCTCGTCGACGCGCAACGCGAGGTCGGCGCCGGCCGACTGCCGGACCGTCCCTTCCTGCTGTTCGGGCAGCAGACCGTCGCCGACCCCACCCGCGCGCCCGACGGGAAGCACACGGCCTGGGCCTACACCCGGGTCCCGCAGACCTACCGCTTCGACCCAGGTGGGGTCGACGCGTTCGCCGACCGGGTCACCGAGCAGATCGAGCGCTTCGCTCCCGGCTTCGCCGACCGCGTCCTGGCCCGCCACGTCATGGGCCCCGACGACCTCGAAGCCCGCAACGACAACCTCCCGGGCGGGGACGTCGGCGGCGGGTCCTACGCCATCGACCAGCTCATCTTCCGGCCCGTGCCAGGCCTGTCGCCGTACCGCACCCCGGTCGAGGGCCTCTACCTCGGCTCGGCCGCGACGTTCCCCGGCGGCGCCGTCCACGGCGCGTGCGGCCACGCCGCCGCACGGCTCGCGCTGGCCGAGGGCCGCGTCCGCCGCTGGCTGTGA
- a CDS encoding UvrD-helicase domain-containing protein, whose translation MTAAAVRLADDDARRLIRGEIGDGLARTLFVEAGAGSGKTTALVDRVVALVDAGVALTDIAAITFTEKAATELRDRIRTACETHALDPGDPDRAERFRVATGHVDAAAIGTLHAFAQRLLTEHPIEAQLPPDVEVLDEVASGIEFEERWRRFRDDLLDADDLARTLLLSDACGVRLQDLRSMALAFGRDWDLVADPDRFPWTATEPPALDLDPVVEALQAVLDERGGCSAPFEDKFHAWLCDVLEPQVERLRHATDEGAALDLLRQLKSVRLGRKPNWPDIDDLRDRLKAAVAAAVALADEVSLTVLRRLALLVREQTLQAAAERRRSGRLEFHDLLVLARELLRSDTDGEVRAALRDRYRVLLLDEFQDTDPIQIELAVLLAGNQVAADRPWQEVDVDPGRLFFVGDPKQSIYRFRRADIGLFLAARERFAGDEPVRLTTNFRSAPGLLAWVNHVFGRLIVHTPGAQPEYQPLDPAPQRADPPKGPVVGLLGIDAHADDPPAEDLREREADDVGDAILRALDPADPWQVRAGDGWRAARPGDITILLPSRTSLSALERALERRDIPYRAEASSLVYATREIRDLLTALRALADPTDQLSLVAALRSPLFGCGDDDLVTYTRQHGGRLDLDWRVPDEVPADHPVATALALLRALAAETAWRTPSELLDRLARERRLFELGHVLGHPQDLWRRVRFVVDQARAWSEAEGGTLRQYLAWARLQASESARVSETVLPETDEDAVRLMTVHASKGLQFPITVLSGTTTQPMTRRDRVGVAWPAEGPVALKVGNDVSTEEYEAFKPIDEQLGYHERLRLLYVACTRAEDHLVVSLHRPAKPATGRSRMTNAQLLAEAAEAAPVARAVDLAAVPDRLAAPGRDDRAVAPIPDLPTWRAERDRHLAASSRPRSVGASGVEALAAAAADVDPGLQKGPRDLDLPAWNKGRYGTAIGRAVHAVLQTVDLATGGGLESAATAQAAAEGVQDRVDDVLALARAALGSPTIQAAARGQRWRETYVATTIGDTTLEGYLDLLYRDADGCLVVVDHKTASSARDLDERLGRYRWQGGAYALAVERAVGEPVARVVFLFLTPDGAVERDLPDVAAAAADVERVLLAAEPQQVRALP comes from the coding sequence ATGACCGCTGCCGCTGTCCGACTGGCGGACGACGATGCCCGGCGCCTGATCCGCGGGGAGATCGGCGACGGCCTCGCACGGACCCTGTTCGTCGAGGCCGGCGCCGGGTCCGGCAAGACGACGGCGCTGGTCGACCGGGTCGTGGCGCTGGTCGACGCCGGCGTCGCGCTGACCGACATCGCCGCCATCACCTTCACCGAGAAGGCCGCGACCGAACTGCGTGACCGCATCCGCACCGCCTGCGAGACCCACGCCCTGGACCCCGGCGACCCGGATCGGGCCGAGCGCTTCCGGGTCGCGACCGGACACGTGGACGCGGCCGCGATCGGCACGCTCCATGCGTTCGCACAGCGACTGCTGACCGAACATCCGATCGAGGCACAGCTCCCACCCGACGTCGAGGTGCTCGACGAGGTCGCGTCCGGCATCGAGTTCGAGGAACGGTGGCGCCGCTTCCGCGACGACCTGCTCGACGCCGACGACCTCGCCCGAACGCTGCTGCTCTCCGACGCCTGCGGCGTGCGCCTGCAGGACCTGCGGTCCATGGCGCTGGCGTTCGGTCGCGACTGGGACCTGGTCGCCGACCCCGACCGCTTCCCGTGGACCGCGACCGAGCCCCCGGCGCTCGACCTCGACCCGGTGGTCGAGGCGCTCCAGGCCGTGTTGGACGAGCGCGGCGGCTGCAGCGCCCCCTTCGAGGACAAGTTCCACGCCTGGCTCTGCGACGTCCTCGAGCCACAGGTCGAGCGCCTGCGCCATGCCACCGACGAGGGAGCGGCGCTGGACCTGCTGCGTCAGCTGAAGTCCGTCCGGCTCGGGCGCAAGCCCAACTGGCCCGACATCGACGACCTCCGCGACCGCCTCAAGGCCGCCGTAGCGGCGGCCGTCGCGCTCGCCGACGAGGTCTCGCTGACGGTGCTGCGCCGGCTGGCACTGCTGGTGCGGGAACAGACGCTGCAGGCCGCCGCGGAGCGCCGGCGAAGCGGCCGGCTCGAGTTCCACGACCTGCTGGTGCTGGCACGCGAGCTGCTGCGCTCGGACACCGACGGCGAGGTCCGTGCCGCGCTTCGCGACCGTTACCGGGTGCTGCTGCTCGACGAGTTCCAGGACACCGACCCGATCCAGATCGAGCTGGCGGTCCTGCTCGCCGGCAACCAGGTGGCTGCGGACCGGCCCTGGCAGGAGGTGGACGTCGACCCCGGCCGGCTGTTCTTCGTCGGCGATCCGAAGCAGTCGATCTACCGCTTCCGGCGCGCCGACATCGGGCTGTTCCTGGCCGCGCGCGAACGGTTCGCCGGCGACGAGCCGGTCCGGCTCACGACCAACTTCCGGTCGGCGCCGGGGCTGCTCGCGTGGGTCAACCACGTGTTCGGCCGGCTGATCGTCCACACGCCCGGCGCCCAACCCGAGTACCAGCCACTCGACCCGGCACCCCAGCGGGCAGATCCGCCGAAGGGCCCGGTCGTGGGGCTGCTCGGGATCGACGCCCACGCCGACGACCCACCCGCGGAGGATTTGCGCGAACGCGAGGCCGACGACGTGGGGGACGCGATCCTGCGGGCGCTCGACCCCGCCGATCCCTGGCAGGTCCGCGCCGGCGACGGCTGGCGGGCCGCGCGCCCCGGCGACATCACGATCCTGCTGCCTTCCCGCACCTCGCTGTCGGCGCTCGAGCGGGCACTCGAACGACGCGACATCCCCTACCGCGCCGAGGCGAGTTCGCTCGTCTACGCCACCCGCGAGATCCGCGACCTGCTGACGGCCCTGCGTGCCCTCGCCGACCCGACCGACCAGCTGTCGCTGGTCGCCGCCCTGCGCTCACCACTGTTCGGCTGCGGCGACGACGACCTCGTCACCTACACCCGCCAACACGGCGGTCGCCTCGACCTCGACTGGCGCGTGCCCGACGAGGTCCCGGCCGACCATCCGGTGGCGACCGCCCTCGCACTGCTGCGCGCGCTGGCGGCGGAGACGGCCTGGCGCACCCCGAGCGAGCTCCTGGACCGCCTGGCACGGGAACGGCGACTGTTCGAGCTCGGCCACGTGCTCGGCCACCCGCAGGACCTGTGGCGCCGGGTGCGGTTCGTCGTCGACCAGGCCCGTGCCTGGTCGGAGGCGGAAGGCGGCACGCTGCGTCAGTACCTGGCCTGGGCCCGGCTGCAGGCGTCGGAGTCGGCGCGCGTGTCCGAGACGGTGCTGCCCGAGACCGACGAGGACGCGGTCCGGCTGATGACGGTGCACGCCTCCAAGGGCCTGCAGTTCCCGATCACCGTCCTCAGCGGCACGACGACGCAACCGATGACCCGGCGTGACCGCGTCGGCGTGGCCTGGCCTGCCGAGGGTCCGGTCGCCCTCAAGGTCGGCAACGACGTCTCGACGGAGGAGTACGAGGCCTTCAAGCCGATCGACGAACAGCTCGGCTACCACGAGCGGCTGCGCCTGCTCTACGTCGCCTGCACCCGCGCCGAGGATCATCTCGTCGTCTCGCTGCACCGGCCGGCCAAGCCCGCGACCGGCCGCTCGCGCATGACCAACGCGCAACTGCTCGCCGAGGCCGCCGAGGCGGCACCCGTCGCGAGGGCCGTCGACCTCGCCGCCGTGCCCGACCGGCTCGCCGCCCCCGGACGCGACGACCGTGCGGTCGCCCCGATCCCCGACCTGCCGACCTGGCGCGCGGAGCGCGACCGGCACCTCGCCGCCAGCAGCCGTCCGCGCAGCGTCGGCGCGTCGGGCGTCGAGGCACTGGCCGCCGCGGCCGCCGACGTCGACCCCGGCCTGCAGAAGGGGCCACGCGACCTCGACCTGCCGGCCTGGAACAAGGGGCGCTACGGCACCGCGATCGGCCGTGCCGTCCACGCCGTCCTGCAGACGGTCGACCTCGCCACCGGCGGCGGGCTCGAGTCCGCCGCGACGGCCCAGGCCGCCGCCGAAGGCGTCCAGGACCGGGTCGACGACGTGCTCGCCCTCGCCCGTGCGGCGCTGGGCAGCCCGACCATCCAGGCGGCCGCCCGCGGCCAGCGCTGGCGCGAGACCTACGTCGCCACCACGATCGGCGACACGACGCTGGAGGGCTACCTCGACCTGCTCTATCGCGACGCGGACGGGTGCCTGGTCGTGGTCGATCACAAGACGGCCTCCAGTGCCCGCGACCTCGACGAACGGTTGGGGCGCTACCGCTGGCAGGGCGGCGCGTACGCGCTGGCGGTCGAGCGCGCGGTCGGCGAGCCCGTCGCCCGGGTCGTGTTCCTGTTCCTCACCCCCGACGGCGCCGTCGAGCGCGACCTCCCGGACGTGGCGGCCGCAGCCGCCGACGTGGAGCGCGTCCTGCTGGCCGCGGAACCGCAACAGGTCCGGGCGCTACCGTGA
- a CDS encoding PD-(D/E)XK nuclease family protein, which translates to MGISLHTTAYGPPAESRLRDLVRHAKAHDPLAPVTVVVPTNSVGVAIRRRLAAGDLGAVSDRGVGVAGITLLTVYRLAELLGAPSLAADGRRPVSNPVVAAAVRAVLAKEPGLFEAVADHPATEASLVRAHRELADCSPAALDRLASSSKRARDVVRVHRAVRERLMDDWYDEPALLAAATTAVATGMPLVDELGCVVLYLPQRLAPPAVGLLAAVADVSELHVLAGRTGVVAADRDVDRTLHALGVAPPDDGDTVTVPVGTEVISVSDADEEARTAVAAVVDAARSGVPLERIAILYPADRPYARLVAEHLEAAHIPSFGRAIRPLSDRLLGRWLLDVLDLDARGWRREDVFAVLAGAPVRRGDGRRVRVGWWERISREAGVVRGRRQWHDHLTHLAAVRRADADTIEADPDADQDRLVERLRREADDADALRDFVAGLGDALDTGAALERWAALRDWANGLIETYLGGERAWQQWPDAERDAADATAAAIDRLGGLDAVDADADLAVFRRTLELELDADLGKSGRFGQGVLVGPLTSALGVDLDVVVVLGMAEGVTPSRPREDSLLPDRERERTDEQLPRRVEHVDVEHRHLLVALAHAGARRLLVAPRGDLRRSAELVPSRWLLDTVGVLRGDGVRVLPEPGDPGAPWFTHVPSFAARMSRSAFPATETEHRLRQLADGRRAGTPPHRHVLVSTDAALRAGTELVTARAGDDFTRFDGDLGMVRDLLPQPTSRVISPTALETYVECPHAYLLRYVLRITPLEEPEEQLTITPLQRGNLVHQVLEEWLLGELDREVPAHDAPWSSAARERLEQIARRWCREYEQRGLTGHPRLWARERDRLLAELREFPSRDDERRAALGATAAGAELAFGIGTAPPLEVDLGDDRVVRLRGRIDRLDRDVRGGMVVTDYKTGKADDYAQLCEEAPDADGRKLQLPVYGLAVRAAQGGDIAVRSEYWFTSTRGKWKRAGYALTDEVLDRFRHVLRTTLDGIEAGQFPARVERPTTSPWPSCAWCDHDGLGLADAYRDWERLRHHRRLRNYVLLAEPGALDTEEPA; encoded by the coding sequence ATGGGGATCTCACTGCACACCACTGCCTACGGCCCGCCCGCCGAGTCACGCCTGCGGGACCTGGTGCGTCACGCCAAGGCACACGACCCGCTGGCACCCGTCACCGTCGTCGTACCGACCAACTCGGTCGGGGTCGCCATCCGCCGCCGCCTGGCCGCAGGTGACCTCGGGGCGGTCAGCGACCGGGGGGTCGGCGTCGCCGGCATCACGCTGCTGACGGTCTACCGGCTGGCCGAACTGCTCGGCGCCCCGTCGCTGGCCGCGGACGGGCGCCGGCCGGTGTCCAACCCGGTCGTGGCGGCCGCCGTTCGTGCGGTCCTGGCGAAGGAACCCGGCCTGTTCGAGGCGGTTGCGGACCATCCGGCGACCGAGGCGTCGCTGGTGCGTGCTCACCGGGAACTCGCCGATTGTTCCCCTGCCGCCCTGGACCGGCTCGCCTCGTCGTCGAAGCGGGCCCGCGACGTCGTGCGTGTGCACCGCGCCGTCCGGGAGCGGCTGATGGACGACTGGTACGACGAGCCGGCGCTGCTCGCAGCGGCGACGACGGCGGTTGCCACGGGCATGCCGTTGGTCGACGAACTCGGCTGCGTCGTGCTGTACCTGCCCCAGCGCCTGGCCCCGCCTGCCGTCGGCCTGCTGGCCGCCGTCGCCGACGTCTCCGAGCTGCACGTCCTGGCGGGACGGACCGGGGTGGTCGCCGCCGACCGCGACGTCGACCGGACCCTGCACGCCCTCGGGGTCGCCCCACCCGACGACGGCGACACGGTCACGGTCCCCGTCGGCACCGAGGTGATCAGCGTGTCCGACGCCGACGAGGAGGCGCGGACGGCGGTGGCCGCGGTCGTCGATGCCGCCAGATCCGGCGTCCCGCTCGAGCGCATCGCCATCCTCTACCCCGCGGACCGCCCCTATGCCCGGCTCGTCGCCGAACACCTCGAGGCGGCCCACATCCCGTCGTTCGGGCGCGCCATCCGGCCGTTGAGCGACCGGCTGCTCGGACGCTGGCTGCTCGACGTGCTCGACCTCGATGCCCGCGGATGGCGCCGCGAGGACGTCTTCGCCGTGCTCGCCGGCGCGCCGGTCCGGCGCGGGGACGGACGCCGGGTCCGCGTGGGTTGGTGGGAGCGGATCAGCCGCGAGGCTGGCGTCGTACGCGGTCGGAGGCAGTGGCACGACCACCTCACCCACCTCGCCGCGGTCCGTCGGGCCGATGCCGACACGATCGAGGCCGATCCCGACGCCGACCAGGACCGGCTGGTCGAGCGGCTGCGCCGCGAGGCGGACGACGCCGACGCGCTCCGCGACTTCGTCGCCGGTCTCGGCGACGCGCTGGACACCGGCGCAGCACTCGAGCGCTGGGCCGCCCTGCGCGACTGGGCGAACGGCCTGATCGAGACCTACCTCGGCGGCGAGCGGGCCTGGCAGCAGTGGCCCGACGCCGAACGCGACGCGGCCGACGCCACCGCCGCCGCCATCGACCGGCTCGGCGGGCTGGACGCCGTCGACGCCGACGCCGATCTGGCCGTCTTCCGGCGCACCCTCGAACTGGAACTCGACGCCGACCTCGGCAAGTCCGGCCGCTTCGGCCAGGGGGTGCTGGTCGGCCCGCTCACCTCGGCACTGGGCGTCGACCTCGACGTCGTGGTCGTGCTCGGCATGGCCGAGGGTGTGACCCCGAGTCGACCGCGCGAGGACTCGCTGCTGCCCGATCGCGAACGCGAACGGACCGACGAACAGTTGCCCCGGCGCGTGGAGCACGTCGACGTCGAACACCGCCACCTGCTGGTCGCCCTGGCCCACGCCGGGGCACGCCGGCTGCTGGTCGCCCCGCGCGGGGACCTGCGTCGGAGCGCGGAGCTGGTGCCGTCGCGCTGGCTGCTCGACACCGTCGGCGTCCTGCGCGGCGATGGCGTGCGCGTGCTGCCGGAGCCCGGCGACCCTGGGGCGCCGTGGTTCACCCACGTGCCGTCCTTCGCGGCCCGCATGTCACGCAGCGCGTTCCCGGCCACCGAGACCGAGCACCGGCTGCGCCAGCTCGCCGACGGCCGACGCGCCGGGACCCCGCCCCACCGTCACGTCCTGGTGAGCACCGACGCAGCCCTGCGTGCGGGGACCGAGCTGGTGACCGCACGTGCCGGCGACGACTTCACCCGCTTCGACGGCGACCTCGGCATGGTCCGCGACCTGCTGCCCCAGCCGACGTCGCGGGTGATCTCACCGACGGCGCTCGAGACCTACGTGGAGTGCCCGCACGCGTACCTGCTGCGCTACGTCCTCCGGATCACGCCGCTCGAGGAGCCCGAGGAACAGCTCACGATCACGCCCCTGCAGCGCGGCAACCTCGTCCACCAGGTGCTCGAGGAGTGGCTGCTCGGTGAGCTCGACCGTGAGGTGCCCGCCCACGACGCGCCGTGGTCGTCGGCGGCACGCGAGCGACTCGAGCAGATCGCCCGGCGATGGTGCCGCGAGTACGAGCAGCGCGGGCTGACCGGCCACCCGCGCCTGTGGGCGCGGGAACGCGACCGGCTCCTCGCCGAGTTGCGCGAGTTCCCCAGCCGCGACGACGAGCGGCGGGCTGCGCTCGGCGCCACCGCCGCCGGCGCCGAACTCGCGTTCGGCATCGGGACGGCGCCCCCGCTCGAGGTGGATCTCGGCGACGACCGGGTCGTGCGCCTGCGGGGTCGGATCGACCGGCTCGACCGCGACGTCCGCGGCGGCATGGTCGTCACCGACTACAAGACGGGCAAGGCCGACGACTACGCCCAGTTGTGCGAGGAGGCGCCAGACGCCGACGGGCGCAAGCTGCAGCTACCGGTCTACGGCCTCGCCGTCCGTGCGGCCCAGGGGGGCGACATCGCGGTGCGCAGCGAGTACTGGTTCACCTCCACGCGCGGCAAGTGGAAGCGGGCGGGGTATGCGCTGACCGACGAGGTGCTCGACCGCTTCCGGCACGTGCTGCGGACCACGCTGGACGGCATCGAAGCGGGCCAGTTCCCGGCGCGAGTCGAGCGGCCGACGACCAGCCCGTGGCCGAGCTGCGCCTGGTGCGACCACGACGGGCTCGGGCTGGCCGACGCCTACCGCGACTGGGAACGGCTGCGCCACCACCGACGTCTGCGCAACTACGTGCTCCTGGCCGAACCGGGCGCCCTCGACACGGAGGAGCCGGCATGA